The Candidatus Neomarinimicrobiota bacterium nucleotide sequence CGGTACGCACACCGTTATTCAGCACATTCTCAATACTTTGTTCAATTTGTTGTGCTGCCTCTTCCAGGTCGAAGGAAAACCGGAACATCATCGCCACAGACGCAATCGTCGCCAGCGGATTGGCAACACCTTTCCCAGCGATGTCCGGGGCGGAACCGTGTACCGGCTCATACATAGCCGTCCCGTTTCCGAGGCTAGCCGATGGCAACATTCCAATGGATCCGGTGAGCATCGAGGCTTCATCGCTCAGGATGTCACCGAACATGTTCGTCGTCAGTATCACGTCGAACTGTTTTGGATACCGCACCAGTTGCATCGCGCAATTATCCACGAGCATATGCTCGAAATCGATTTCCGTATATTTCGTTGCCAAGGTCCCTACCGTATCCCTCCAGAGGCGGGAAGTTTCCAAAATGTTCGCCTTGTCCACAGATGTTACCCGACCACGACGTGAACCGGCGGCTTCAAAGGCAACCTTTGCTATCCGTGTAATCTCAGAAGTTTTGTATTCCAGGGTATCGACGGCCCGTCTGTCATCCGGTAAATCTTCCGTAAATCGGGGGCGACCGAAATAGATACCGCCGGTCAGCTCTCTCACGACAAGGATATCCACACCCTGCACGATTTCCGGTTTCAGTGAGGAAGACTCAACCAATGCATCGTAGACCTTCACCGGCCGGAGATTCGTAAAGAGTTCTAATTCTTTCCGGAGCGCTAATAATGCAGCTTCCGGCCGTTTATCGCCGGTGTTACCGTCCCACTTCGGTCCGCCGACAGCACCCAATAAGACTGCATCCGACTCCTGGCACGCCTCGATGACCTCATCCTTGATAGGTGTATCGTACTCGTCCAGACTGGCGCCGCCCACGTGATAGCGTTCCAGATTAAAGGAGACGTCGT carries:
- the leuB gene encoding 3-isopropylmalate dehydrogenase → MTKNVIVLPGDGVGTEVTDAAVRVMEAVGELYDVSFNLERYHVGGASLDEYDTPIKDEVIEACQESDAVLLGAVGGPKWDGNTGDKRPEAALLALRKELELFTNLRPVKVYDALVESSSLKPEIVQGVDILVVRELTGGIYFGRPRFTEDLPDDRRAVDTLEYKTSEITRIAKVAFEAAGSRRGRVTSVDKANILETSRLWRDTVGTLATKYTEIDFEHMLVDNCAMQLVRYPKQFDVILTTNMFGDILSDEASMLTGSIGMLPSASLGNGTAMYEPVHGSAPDIAGKGVANPLATIASVAMMFRFSFDLEEAAQQIEQSIENVLNNGVRTGDLTDTDAAVGTDEMTEAILNEFQQHTSVAT